From Pseudodesulfovibrio nedwellii:
AAACCCAACCCGGCGCACATCGCGTTAGCTCAATTGGAAAGCGAAGGGAAACTGGCCGGAGTCGTCACACAAAACATCGACTCATTGCATAAGGAAGCAGGAAGCTCTGTGGTTCACGAATATCACGGCTCCACCCGACGCATGCAGTGCATGAGTTGCCGCACGTTCTTCGATTCTCACTCCATACCTCTGGACAAACTCCCCCCGGCTTGTCCGGCCTGTGGCGGTCTGCTCAAACCAGATTTCATTTTTTTTGGTGAAGGCATCCCCACCGACGTGCACCGGGCAGCAACGGACCTCGCCAAACAATCGGATGTCTGTCTGATCGTCGGCACGGGAGGACAAGTCATGCCCGCCGGACGCATTCCGTATATCGTAAAAAATCGTGGAGGAACGATCATTGAAATCAACCTCCACGACACGGACTACAGCTACACGACCAGCGACTATTTTCTGCAAGGAAAGGCCGGGGATATGACGCCAAGACTGGCACGACTAGCAATGGCGTAACGAATTATCCAAGCCTCATTCAAATAAAAAAAGTCCCTCGTCAACGAATGGACGAGGGGCTTCAAATTTCCTTTCGAAAGAGCTTATGCAAGATCTTTCTGATGCCAATCCCAAGCGGTCCGCACAATGTCTCGTACATTACCGAACTGTGGATTCCACCCCAGCACACCATGTGCAGCCTTAGCCGAACTGACCAGAGACGGGGAATCTCCAGGGCGACGTTCAGATTCCGTTACCGGGATATCTTTCCCCGACACTTCCTGCGCCACGTCGATAATTTCACGTACCGAAAAACCGTTGCCGTTGCCAAGATTAAAGGCACGTGATGCACCGCCCGACTCGAGATACTCCAACGCCTTCACATGCGCATTCGCCAAATCGGTAACATGAATATAATCACGCAGGCAGGTACCATCCGGGGTGGGATAATCAGTCCCGAAAATAGTGATGTTGTCGCGCAAACCAAGTGCGGCATGCAAAATAAGCGGAATAAGGTGAGTTTCAGGCTGATGCCGTTCGCCGATTTCACCATCCGGGTCTGCTCCGGCAGCATTAAAATACCGTAAACAGACATGCTTAAGTCCATAAGCGTGGTCATAGTCCGCCAACATCTGCTCGATCATTCGCTTGGACCATGCATAGGGAGACAACGGAGAAAGGGGATGATCTTCAGCAATAACATCCGTTACCGGCTCTCCGTACACTGCAGCCGTAGACGAAAAAACCAACCGCTTCACATCGGCTTCCAGCATGGCATCCAACAGATTCAATGTATTACGAACATTGTTTCCGTAATACATATCCGGTTTCTCCACGGATTCACCCACGGCAATAAACGCGGCAAAATGGAGGACTTCACCAATATCATGTCGGGAAAAAACGCCTTTCAAAAACGCAGAATCGGCCAGATCACCCTGCTCAAATTCGCCCCATTTGAGAAAATCACGGTGGCCGGCCACCAGAGAGTCCAAAACCACGACCTCACGTCCCAGAGAAGACAAGGCTTTGGCCGCATGGGAACCAATATATCCGGCACCGCCGGTGATAAGTGTCTTTTTCATGAGGTCGTCATACTCCACAGATCAACGAAAGAGAAGTGGACTTTGTGCTATGACTGCATGCGTCCGATCAATTCCTTGAGAGATCCGGCCAGTGTGGACAAATCATTTAACGCGGCCCGGGACTCGCCCATGGCGTGGGCGGTCTCACTTGAAATGGTATTGATCTCATCCGTAGCCCGATTGACCTGCTCACTGGTGGCAGACTGTTCTTCCGCTGCCGTAGCAATGGACCGGATCTGATCCGCAGCCATATCGACACTTTCCCGGATACGCTGCATGGATTCACCGGCCTTGGACACTAAATCCGTAGACTGCTGAATGGATGCTACCGCGTCTTCCGTGGCCGCGACATTTTGCTGCGTACCAACACGAATGGACTGAATGGCTCCGTGCACTTTCTTGGTCGCATCCATGGTCTTCTCAGCCAATTTGCGCACTTCGTCCGCAACCACGGCAAACCCACGACCGGCCTCACCGGCACGGGCGGCCTCAATAGCCGCATTCAAGGCCAACAGGTTCGTCTGGTCGGCAATATCATCAATGACCTGCATAATGGCCCCGATGTCCTCAGTTTGCTGATCCAACCCGGCCATGGACTCCTTGAGCTGTGCGGACTGTGTCCCAACTCCTTGGATGGCACCAACCACCTGATGCACCAGCTCGGCCCCTTCTTCGGCAATACTCCGCATTTCTTCCGCATTGCTGGAGGCATCTCCGGCGTTTCGAGCGACTTCGAGTACCGTGGCATTCATCTGTTCCATGGCCGTGGCCGTTTCACTGGCCCGATCACGTTGAATATCCGAGCCATGACTGGCCTCGTCCACCTGCTGCGACAACGTCGAAGAAGCAGCGTCAAGCTGATCAGCTATGGAATCGGCTTCCCTGGCTGTTTCCATAAGCAATTCATG
This genomic window contains:
- a CDS encoding SIR2 family NAD-dependent protein deacylase — encoded protein: MSNHALENASQALKNARCAMAFTGAGISVESGIPPFRGPGGVWSKYDPEKFEKGYFKRHPDEVWPLLKEIFFDMLEKAKPNPAHIALAQLESEGKLAGVVTQNIDSLHKEAGSSVVHEYHGSTRRMQCMSCRTFFDSHSIPLDKLPPACPACGGLLKPDFIFFGEGIPTDVHRAATDLAKQSDVCLIVGTGGQVMPAGRIPYIVKNRGGTIIEINLHDTDYSYTTSDYFLQGKAGDMTPRLARLAMA
- the galE gene encoding UDP-glucose 4-epimerase GalE, whose product is MKKTLITGGAGYIGSHAAKALSSLGREVVVLDSLVAGHRDFLKWGEFEQGDLADSAFLKGVFSRHDIGEVLHFAAFIAVGESVEKPDMYYGNNVRNTLNLLDAMLEADVKRLVFSSTAAVYGEPVTDVIAEDHPLSPLSPYAWSKRMIEQMLADYDHAYGLKHVCLRYFNAAGADPDGEIGERHQPETHLIPLILHAALGLRDNITIFGTDYPTPDGTCLRDYIHVTDLANAHVKALEYLESGGASRAFNLGNGNGFSVREIIDVAQEVSGKDIPVTESERRPGDSPSLVSSAKAAHGVLGWNPQFGNVRDIVRTAWDWHQKDLA
- a CDS encoding methyl-accepting chemotaxis protein, translating into MRVVDSGNQSGWVRMFNPKKVPFRFKLVSGVVFMVAVTAIVLACGIIFQVNSVLDGLNLDQASRDSMINGVLLVSVIIVTCGILVSFLGGIILVKTLIKPLSNLSEFTHEVAKGNYNATIHYEAKDIISETIGAVQDMTAELKTKLGMSQGLLTNMTQPCVVVDQDEIITFLNQPELDLLQIDELPETFIGMPMAEFVYGDASRSTMLGQCMREDKVIIGQATAGEGRKGRPYHLLVDISPIKDLDGKIVGAFTILTETTEIKQSEQEAKHQHELLMETAREADSIADQLDAASSTLSQQVDEASHGSDIQRDRASETATAMEQMNATVLEVARNAGDASSNAEEMRSIAEEGAELVHQVVGAIQGVGTQSAQLKESMAGLDQQTEDIGAIMQVIDDIADQTNLLALNAAIEAARAGEAGRGFAVVADEVRKLAEKTMDATKKVHGAIQSIRVGTQQNVAATEDAVASIQQSTDLVSKAGESMQRIRESVDMAADQIRSIATAAEEQSATSEQVNRATDEINTISSETAHAMGESRAALNDLSTLAGSLKELIGRMQS